The following are from one region of the Oncorhynchus masou masou isolate Uvic2021 chromosome 24, UVic_Omas_1.1, whole genome shotgun sequence genome:
- the fignl1 gene encoding fidgetin-like protein 1 isoform X3: MSGAHLGEWQRRSFDISSGTCAPEQTADAYRAHILAIQYAWASSQLSQAGTASLLRTYSERYAAVLDSDDPRTGLNNYAESALHLARSQRNHSDKWESSLTTVNVLELPCVQKMIQAGTGGGKSLVAPADVNVTVGQENRGSSLPVVSSTGLRAAEPPFKPLGPTSWPKAVGNSTFSNLQSITVERPRGPEGFPSHHNSSAGPSGSAQSLFGQHASAPPHPNPGPEANQSVFFNSNPSKRKTFYNSCGESGRGGASRGQDPRGGGTNFKTAREQFIVDQQKKHSNQSQRAQQPPGMVVAMGNATKKSLGANRPRGTFSKFVSPMPRQEDKEGGVSSNNAQETQPVDERLKNFEPKMIELIMSEIMDHGPPVAWDDIAGLEFAKATIKEIVVWPMLRPDIFTGLRGPPKGILLFGPPGTGKTLIGKCIACQSGATFFSISASSLTSKWVGEGEKMVRALFAIARCHQPAVIFIDEIDSLLSQRTDGEHESSRRIKTEFLVQLDGAATSANDRILVVGATNRPQEIDEAARRRLSKRLYIPLPEAAARRQIVSNLMACEKSQLEEEELESVVTGTEGFSGADMTGLCREAALGPIRNIQLSDIATITPDQVRPILHCDFQEALRIVRPSVSAKDLELYEDWNNTFGCGR, translated from the coding sequence ATGAGTGGTGCACACCTAGGCGAGTGGCAGAGGAGGTCCTTTGACATTTCATCTGGCACCTGCGCACCTGAGCAGACGGCAGACGCCTATCGGGCGCACATCCTCGCCATTCAATATGCATGGGCGAGCTCCCAGCTCTCTCAGGCCGGCACGGCCAGCCTGCTCAGGACTTACTCTGAACGCTATGCCGCAGTGCTGGACTCGGACGACCCTCGCACGGGGCTTAACAACTATGCAGAGAGCGCACTGCACCTGGCCCgcagtcagaggaaccacagtgaCAAATGGGAGTCGTCCCTGACAACTGTGAATGTGCTGGAGCTGCCGTGCGTGCAGAAGATGATTCAGGCTGGGACAGGGGGTGGAAAGTCCCTGGTGGCACCTGCAGATGTTAACGTCACTGTTGGGCAAGAGAACAGAGGCAGCTCCCTGCCTGTTGTTTCCTCCACTGGACTCAGAGCTGCAGAGCCTCCTTTCAAACCCCTGGGACCCACATCATGGCCCAAGGCTGTGGGCAACAGCACTTTCAGCAATTTACAGAGTATTACTGTAGAGAGACCAAGAGGCCCTGAGGGATTCCCCAGCCACCACAATTCCTCTGCTGGCCCCTCAGGAAGTGCTCAGTCTCTGTTTGGCCAGCACGCCTCAGCTCCACCACATCCAAACCCAGGCCCTGAAGCGAACCAATCTGTCTTCTTCAACTCTAACCCCTCCAAGAGGAAGACATTCTATAACTCCTGTGGAGAGAGTGGCAGAGGGGGGGCATCTAGAGGGCAAGACCCACGTGGTGGTGGCACTAACTTCAAAACTGCAAGGGAGCAGTTTATTGTTGATCAGCAGAAAAAGCACTCCAACCAGTCCCAGAGAGCTCAGCAGCCCCCTGGGATGGTGGTTGCCATGGGGAATGCCACGAAGAAGTCACTGGGGGCCAACAGGCCACGGGGGACATTTTCCAAATTTGTTTCCCCAATGCCAAGGCAAGAGGACAAGGAGGGTGGGGTCAGTAGCAACAATGCCCAGGAGACTCAGCCAGTAGACGAGCGTCTGAAAAACTTTGAGCCAAAGATGATCGAGTTGATCATGAGTGAAATTATGGACCACGGGCCGCCCGTAGCCTGGGATGACATTGCTGGCCTGGAGTTTGCCAAAGCCACCATTAAGGAGATTGTTGTGTGGCCTATGCTCCGGCCTGACATCTTCACTGGCCTCCGTGGTCCACCCAAAGGCATCCTCCTATTTGGGCCCCCGGGAACAGGAAAAACTCTGATTGGGAAGTGCATCGCTTGCCAGTCAGGCGCCACCTTCTTCAGCATCAGCGCCTCATCTCTCACCTCAAAgtgggtgggggagggagagaaaatggTGAGAGCACTCTTCGCCATTGCCCGCTGCCACCAGCCAGCAGTCATCTTCATCGACGAGATAGACTCTCTTCTGTCCCAGCGTACGGACGGGGAGCACGAGTCATCCCGGCGGATAAAGACTGAGTTCCTGGTTCAGTTGGACGGGGCGGCCACCTCAGCCAACGACCGCATCCTGGTGGTGGGGGCCACCAACCGCCCTCAGGAGATAGACGAGGCGGCTCGGCGCCGCCTTTCCAAACGCCTCTACATCCCCCTTCCTGAGGCAGCCGCAAGACGGCAGATAGTCTCTAACCTCATGGCCTGCGAGAAAAGCCAGCTGGAAGAGGAAGAGCTGGAGAGCGTGGTCACAGGGACGGAGGGCTTTTCTGGGGCCGATATGACAGGTCTGTGCCGGGAGGCAGCGCTGGGCCCCATCCGGAACATCCAGCTCAGTGACATTGCCACCATCACCCCCGACCAGGTGCGGCCCATCCTCCACTGTGACTTCCAGGAGGCCCTGAGGATCGTGAGGCCCAGTGTCTCAGCCAAAGACCTGGAGCTCTATGAGGACTGGAACAATACCTTTGGTTGTGGTCGTTGA
- the fignl1 gene encoding fidgetin-like protein 1 isoform X1, protein MGYNHFSMVQKKLFTIFPATTVCYGSVVLLALMMPRRSTTTAAQEPEDAIDMCNNTKDYILTLAGWSTPGMSGAHLGEWQRRSFDISSGTCAPEQTADAYRAHILAIQYAWASSQLSQAGTASLLRTYSERYAAVLDSDDPRTGLNNYAESALHLARSQRNHSDKWESSLTTVNVLELPCVQKMIQAGTGGGKSLVAPADVNVTVGQENRGSSLPVVSSTGLRAAEPPFKPLGPTSWPKAVGNSTFSNLQSITVERPRGPEGFPSHHNSSAGPSGSAQSLFGQHASAPPHPNPGPEANQSVFFNSNPSKRKTFYNSCGESGRGGASRGQDPRGGGTNFKTAREQFIVDQQKKHSNQSQRAQQPPGMVVAMGNATKKSLGANRPRGTFSKFVSPMPRQEDKEGGVSSNNAQETQPVDERLKNFEPKMIELIMSEIMDHGPPVAWDDIAGLEFAKATIKEIVVWPMLRPDIFTGLRGPPKGILLFGPPGTGKTLIGKCIACQSGATFFSISASSLTSKWVGEGEKMVRALFAIARCHQPAVIFIDEIDSLLSQRTDGEHESSRRIKTEFLVQLDGAATSANDRILVVGATNRPQEIDEAARRRLSKRLYIPLPEAAARRQIVSNLMACEKSQLEEEELESVVTGTEGFSGADMTGLCREAALGPIRNIQLSDIATITPDQVRPILHCDFQEALRIVRPSVSAKDLELYEDWNNTFGCGR, encoded by the exons ATGGGATATAACCACTTTTCCATGGTGCAAAAAAAGTTATTCACTATTTTTCCAGCTACAACTGTTTGTTACGGATCTGTG GTTCTTCTGGCCTTGATGATGCCAAGGAGATCTACAACTACTGCCGCTCAAGAGCCAGAAGACGCAATAGACATGTGCAACAACACAAAGGACTACATCCTCACACTAGCTG GTTGGAGCACGCCAGGCATGAGTGGTGCACACCTAGGCGAGTGGCAGAGGAGGTCCTTTGACATTTCATCTGGCACCTGCGCACCTGAGCAGACGGCAGACGCCTATCGGGCGCACATCCTCGCCATTCAATATGCATGGGCGAGCTCCCAGCTCTCTCAGGCCGGCACGGCCAGCCTGCTCAGGACTTACTCTGAACGCTATGCCGCAGTGCTGGACTCGGACGACCCTCGCACGGGGCTTAACAACTATGCAGAGAGCGCACTGCACCTGGCCCgcagtcagaggaaccacagtgaCAAATGGGAGTCGTCCCTGACAACTGTGAATGTGCTGGAGCTGCCGTGCGTGCAGAAGATGATTCAGGCTGGGACAGGGGGTGGAAAGTCCCTGGTGGCACCTGCAGATGTTAACGTCACTGTTGGGCAAGAGAACAGAGGCAGCTCCCTGCCTGTTGTTTCCTCCACTGGACTCAGAGCTGCAGAGCCTCCTTTCAAACCCCTGGGACCCACATCATGGCCCAAGGCTGTGGGCAACAGCACTTTCAGCAATTTACAGAGTATTACTGTAGAGAGACCAAGAGGCCCTGAGGGATTCCCCAGCCACCACAATTCCTCTGCTGGCCCCTCAGGAAGTGCTCAGTCTCTGTTTGGCCAGCACGCCTCAGCTCCACCACATCCAAACCCAGGCCCTGAAGCGAACCAATCTGTCTTCTTCAACTCTAACCCCTCCAAGAGGAAGACATTCTATAACTCCTGTGGAGAGAGTGGCAGAGGGGGGGCATCTAGAGGGCAAGACCCACGTGGTGGTGGCACTAACTTCAAAACTGCAAGGGAGCAGTTTATTGTTGATCAGCAGAAAAAGCACTCCAACCAGTCCCAGAGAGCTCAGCAGCCCCCTGGGATGGTGGTTGCCATGGGGAATGCCACGAAGAAGTCACTGGGGGCCAACAGGCCACGGGGGACATTTTCCAAATTTGTTTCCCCAATGCCAAGGCAAGAGGACAAGGAGGGTGGGGTCAGTAGCAACAATGCCCAGGAGACTCAGCCAGTAGACGAGCGTCTGAAAAACTTTGAGCCAAAGATGATCGAGTTGATCATGAGTGAAATTATGGACCACGGGCCGCCCGTAGCCTGGGATGACATTGCTGGCCTGGAGTTTGCCAAAGCCACCATTAAGGAGATTGTTGTGTGGCCTATGCTCCGGCCTGACATCTTCACTGGCCTCCGTGGTCCACCCAAAGGCATCCTCCTATTTGGGCCCCCGGGAACAGGAAAAACTCTGATTGGGAAGTGCATCGCTTGCCAGTCAGGCGCCACCTTCTTCAGCATCAGCGCCTCATCTCTCACCTCAAAgtgggtgggggagggagagaaaatggTGAGAGCACTCTTCGCCATTGCCCGCTGCCACCAGCCAGCAGTCATCTTCATCGACGAGATAGACTCTCTTCTGTCCCAGCGTACGGACGGGGAGCACGAGTCATCCCGGCGGATAAAGACTGAGTTCCTGGTTCAGTTGGACGGGGCGGCCACCTCAGCCAACGACCGCATCCTGGTGGTGGGGGCCACCAACCGCCCTCAGGAGATAGACGAGGCGGCTCGGCGCCGCCTTTCCAAACGCCTCTACATCCCCCTTCCTGAGGCAGCCGCAAGACGGCAGATAGTCTCTAACCTCATGGCCTGCGAGAAAAGCCAGCTGGAAGAGGAAGAGCTGGAGAGCGTGGTCACAGGGACGGAGGGCTTTTCTGGGGCCGATATGACAGGTCTGTGCCGGGAGGCAGCGCTGGGCCCCATCCGGAACATCCAGCTCAGTGACATTGCCACCATCACCCCCGACCAGGTGCGGCCCATCCTCCACTGTGACTTCCAGGAGGCCCTGAGGATCGTGAGGCCCAGTGTCTCAGCCAAAGACCTGGAGCTCTATGAGGACTGGAACAATACCTTTGGTTGTGGTCGTTGA
- the fignl1 gene encoding fidgetin-like protein 1 isoform X2 has protein sequence MQGTDHIQVLLALMMPRRSTTTAAQEPEDAIDMCNNTKDYILTLAGWSTPGMSGAHLGEWQRRSFDISSGTCAPEQTADAYRAHILAIQYAWASSQLSQAGTASLLRTYSERYAAVLDSDDPRTGLNNYAESALHLARSQRNHSDKWESSLTTVNVLELPCVQKMIQAGTGGGKSLVAPADVNVTVGQENRGSSLPVVSSTGLRAAEPPFKPLGPTSWPKAVGNSTFSNLQSITVERPRGPEGFPSHHNSSAGPSGSAQSLFGQHASAPPHPNPGPEANQSVFFNSNPSKRKTFYNSCGESGRGGASRGQDPRGGGTNFKTAREQFIVDQQKKHSNQSQRAQQPPGMVVAMGNATKKSLGANRPRGTFSKFVSPMPRQEDKEGGVSSNNAQETQPVDERLKNFEPKMIELIMSEIMDHGPPVAWDDIAGLEFAKATIKEIVVWPMLRPDIFTGLRGPPKGILLFGPPGTGKTLIGKCIACQSGATFFSISASSLTSKWVGEGEKMVRALFAIARCHQPAVIFIDEIDSLLSQRTDGEHESSRRIKTEFLVQLDGAATSANDRILVVGATNRPQEIDEAARRRLSKRLYIPLPEAAARRQIVSNLMACEKSQLEEEELESVVTGTEGFSGADMTGLCREAALGPIRNIQLSDIATITPDQVRPILHCDFQEALRIVRPSVSAKDLELYEDWNNTFGCGR, from the exons ATGCAAGGTACCGACCATATCCAG GTTCTTCTGGCCTTGATGATGCCAAGGAGATCTACAACTACTGCCGCTCAAGAGCCAGAAGACGCAATAGACATGTGCAACAACACAAAGGACTACATCCTCACACTAGCTG GTTGGAGCACGCCAGGCATGAGTGGTGCACACCTAGGCGAGTGGCAGAGGAGGTCCTTTGACATTTCATCTGGCACCTGCGCACCTGAGCAGACGGCAGACGCCTATCGGGCGCACATCCTCGCCATTCAATATGCATGGGCGAGCTCCCAGCTCTCTCAGGCCGGCACGGCCAGCCTGCTCAGGACTTACTCTGAACGCTATGCCGCAGTGCTGGACTCGGACGACCCTCGCACGGGGCTTAACAACTATGCAGAGAGCGCACTGCACCTGGCCCgcagtcagaggaaccacagtgaCAAATGGGAGTCGTCCCTGACAACTGTGAATGTGCTGGAGCTGCCGTGCGTGCAGAAGATGATTCAGGCTGGGACAGGGGGTGGAAAGTCCCTGGTGGCACCTGCAGATGTTAACGTCACTGTTGGGCAAGAGAACAGAGGCAGCTCCCTGCCTGTTGTTTCCTCCACTGGACTCAGAGCTGCAGAGCCTCCTTTCAAACCCCTGGGACCCACATCATGGCCCAAGGCTGTGGGCAACAGCACTTTCAGCAATTTACAGAGTATTACTGTAGAGAGACCAAGAGGCCCTGAGGGATTCCCCAGCCACCACAATTCCTCTGCTGGCCCCTCAGGAAGTGCTCAGTCTCTGTTTGGCCAGCACGCCTCAGCTCCACCACATCCAAACCCAGGCCCTGAAGCGAACCAATCTGTCTTCTTCAACTCTAACCCCTCCAAGAGGAAGACATTCTATAACTCCTGTGGAGAGAGTGGCAGAGGGGGGGCATCTAGAGGGCAAGACCCACGTGGTGGTGGCACTAACTTCAAAACTGCAAGGGAGCAGTTTATTGTTGATCAGCAGAAAAAGCACTCCAACCAGTCCCAGAGAGCTCAGCAGCCCCCTGGGATGGTGGTTGCCATGGGGAATGCCACGAAGAAGTCACTGGGGGCCAACAGGCCACGGGGGACATTTTCCAAATTTGTTTCCCCAATGCCAAGGCAAGAGGACAAGGAGGGTGGGGTCAGTAGCAACAATGCCCAGGAGACTCAGCCAGTAGACGAGCGTCTGAAAAACTTTGAGCCAAAGATGATCGAGTTGATCATGAGTGAAATTATGGACCACGGGCCGCCCGTAGCCTGGGATGACATTGCTGGCCTGGAGTTTGCCAAAGCCACCATTAAGGAGATTGTTGTGTGGCCTATGCTCCGGCCTGACATCTTCACTGGCCTCCGTGGTCCACCCAAAGGCATCCTCCTATTTGGGCCCCCGGGAACAGGAAAAACTCTGATTGGGAAGTGCATCGCTTGCCAGTCAGGCGCCACCTTCTTCAGCATCAGCGCCTCATCTCTCACCTCAAAgtgggtgggggagggagagaaaatggTGAGAGCACTCTTCGCCATTGCCCGCTGCCACCAGCCAGCAGTCATCTTCATCGACGAGATAGACTCTCTTCTGTCCCAGCGTACGGACGGGGAGCACGAGTCATCCCGGCGGATAAAGACTGAGTTCCTGGTTCAGTTGGACGGGGCGGCCACCTCAGCCAACGACCGCATCCTGGTGGTGGGGGCCACCAACCGCCCTCAGGAGATAGACGAGGCGGCTCGGCGCCGCCTTTCCAAACGCCTCTACATCCCCCTTCCTGAGGCAGCCGCAAGACGGCAGATAGTCTCTAACCTCATGGCCTGCGAGAAAAGCCAGCTGGAAGAGGAAGAGCTGGAGAGCGTGGTCACAGGGACGGAGGGCTTTTCTGGGGCCGATATGACAGGTCTGTGCCGGGAGGCAGCGCTGGGCCCCATCCGGAACATCCAGCTCAGTGACATTGCCACCATCACCCCCGACCAGGTGCGGCCCATCCTCCACTGTGACTTCCAGGAGGCCCTGAGGATCGTGAGGCCCAGTGTCTCAGCCAAAGACCTGGAGCTCTATGAGGACTGGAACAATACCTTTGGTTGTGGTCGTTGA